In Besnoitia besnoiti strain Bb-Ger1 chromosome Unknown contig00063, whole genome shotgun sequence, the following are encoded in one genomic region:
- a CDS encoding uncharacterized protein (encoded by transcript BESB_070140) has translation MIAVHHHPTGLLKTAKSVGFQYPTTLRLFHIGYVLGVIYGFLFSLILTARENYYSDASLISSIVLGVIISETGLFISFFWGVYTTSWTTGLDLEGLCLPIQVLLCFS, from the coding sequence atgattgcagtacaccaccaccccactggactgcttaagacagctaaaagtgttggatttcaatatcctactacattaagattattccacatcggttatgttctaggcgtaatatatggattcttgttctcactcatcttaacagcgagagaaaactactactcagatgctagtctaatcagtagcatcgtacttggagttatcatctctgagacaggattatttatcagctttttctggggagtatatactacgagttggactactggtttagatcttgaaggtctttgtttaccgatccaagttctcttgtgcttttcatga